In Zea mays cultivar B73 chromosome 7, Zm-B73-REFERENCE-NAM-5.0, whole genome shotgun sequence, the following proteins share a genomic window:
- the LOC103632442 gene encoding uncharacterized protein, whose amino-acid sequence MASLLAVLIFSLFGLVYRMEGVYRLLLHERKLMQDVTSDAKFHAPIQYERDVFTALGTTKWQLEQFEREVNAAAFSDKSKSRENAILKFRQFIRAIADQISQVEESLESLRLGSSRTQKHLYSSEHDGDGLASFLSGPSSKDDHAYHSTGTDEIVELKLDNVTLVNGYHSTQEHTTYEHRNSDKDLEGQLISRWSGRT is encoded by the exons ATGGCCAGTTTGCTTGCTGTATTGATATTTTCTCTTTTTGGGTTGGTGTACAGAATGGAGGGTGTCTACCGCTTACTTTTGCATGAAAGGAAACTTATGCAGGATGTTACTTCTGATGCAAAGTTTCATGCTCCAATACAATATGAGAGAGATGTGTTTACTGCTCTTGGAACTACCAAATGGCAG CTGGAGCAATTTGAGAGGGAGGTGAATGCTGCTGCATTCTCTGACAAGTCAAAGTCAAGAGAAAATGCAATCTTAAAATTCAGGCAATTCATTAGAGCAATTGCAGACCAGATTTCTCAGGTGGAAGAAAGTTTGGAGAGTCTTAGGCTAGGTTCTAGCAGAACTCAAAAACATTTATACTCAAGTGAACATGATGGTGATGGGCTGGCATCCTTCCTTTCTGGTCCCAGCAGCAAGGATGACCATGCATATCATTCCACTGGTACAGATGAAATTGTGGAGCTTAAGCTCGACAATGTTACTTTAGTAAATGGTTATCATTCCACCCAAGAACATACAACATATGAACACAGGAATTCAGATAAAGATTTGGAAGGGCAGCTGATTAGCCGGTGGTCGGGTCGCACCTGA
- the LOC103632443 gene encoding 9-cis-epoxycarotenoid dioxygenase 1, chloroplastic-like encodes MPMAASVLLAAPATSPPLTWQRWAPLLAPSKKPTAIAVPRHAAAPRKSDGGGKKQLNLFQRAPAAALDAFEEGFVANVLERAHGQPSTANPAVQIAGNVVPIGERLPVRRLPVSGRIPPFISGIYARNDVNPCFDPVAGHHLFDGSASKLQPATLELCSVAPLGPQPRQQNHPHRSPPPSPPAVQQAAA; translated from the coding sequence ATGCCCATGGCGGCCTCGGTTCTTCTTGCCGCACCGGCTACCTCGCCCCCGCTGACGTGGCAGAGATGGGCTCCTCTTCTTGCCCCGTCCAAGAAGCCCACCGCCATTGCCGTCCCTAGGCACGCTGCGGCGCCGCGCAAGTCTGACGGTGGCGGCAAGAAGCAGCTCAACCTGTTCCAGCGCGCGCCGGCGGCCGCGCTTGACGCGTTCGAGGAGGGGTTCGTGGCCAACGTCCTCGAGCGGGCCCACGGGCAACCCAGCACAGCCAACCCGGCTGTGCAGATCGCCGGCAACGTCGTGCCCATCGGGGAGAGGCTGCCCGTGCGCAGGCTCCCCGTCTCCGGCCGCATCCCGCCCTTCATCAGCGGCATCTACGCGCGCAACGACGTGAACCCCTGCTTCGACCCCGTCGCCGGGCACCACCTCTTCGACGGCTCTGCCTCAAAGTTGCAGCCTGCTACACTGGAGCTCTGTTCGGTCGCACCCCTCGGGCCCCAACCACGGCAGCAAAACCATCCTCACCGGTCCCCTCCTCCTTCCCCTCCCGCAGTCCAGCAAGCAGCAGCATGA